A part of Candidatus Omnitrophota bacterium genomic DNA contains:
- a CDS encoding transporter, translating into MRYRCSIVFIVVCLTVMFIFNLPAFSQNHMGTAEFLLEMGKEYYKQGDYQRALVEFNKVILIEPENRRASLYVQIIEEKMALEEEGLSRQEAVKRALGKTKEPTEKLGKKPAEEPADEAGRAVSSGGAWGAPKGHCLLELYLKYYWHNSHFDNDGNEMEWEFGGAYKEMLTELKIEYGLYDKFTLVGYFPYKYACWKDDFAKQTTSGMADIRVGGKYRFFEEPIVTAVQLRGKFPGGYDKNAIPALGAGQIDLEIMLLGEKSFDPLPCYLKGELGYRVRFEDPNDELPYFFEFGYKPIDKLTLKIGLDGMEGLNGTGKIDDEDYTKGAVGLIYNLRQGTGPADSLDLELGYGRTFAGKNTGAASEITFKVNCGFPLSLRPH; encoded by the coding sequence ATGCGCTATCGATGCAGCATTGTCTTTATTGTTGTCTGTCTGACGGTGATGTTTATTTTTAACTTGCCGGCATTCAGCCAAAACCACATGGGTACTGCAGAATTTTTACTTGAAATGGGGAAGGAATATTATAAACAGGGTGATTACCAAAGAGCCCTGGTCGAATTTAATAAGGTTATTTTGATCGAACCGGAAAATAGACGGGCCTCGTTATACGTTCAAATTATTGAGGAAAAAATGGCTTTGGAAGAGGAAGGTCTTAGCCGACAGGAAGCAGTAAAGCGGGCTTTAGGAAAGACAAAAGAGCCAACAGAGAAATTGGGAAAGAAACCAGCAGAAGAACCAGCAGACGAGGCAGGCAGGGCCGTTTCCAGCGGAGGGGCTTGGGGGGCGCCTAAAGGACACTGCCTTCTTGAATTATATTTAAAATATTACTGGCACAATTCCCATTTCGATAATGACGGAAATGAAATGGAATGGGAATTTGGCGGGGCATATAAAGAGATGCTTACAGAATTAAAAATAGAATACGGGCTTTATGATAAATTTACTTTAGTGGGATACTTTCCCTATAAGTATGCTTGCTGGAAGGATGATTTCGCAAAGCAGACAACCTCGGGCATGGCAGATATCCGGGTGGGTGGAAAGTACCGCTTTTTTGAGGAACCAATAGTAACTGCTGTTCAACTGAGGGGAAAATTCCCCGGGGGATATGATAAAAATGCCATTCCCGCCTTGGGAGCAGGACAGATAGATTTAGAGATAATGCTTCTTGGCGAGAAAAGCTTCGATCCTTTACCATGTTATCTAAAAGGAGAACTGGGTTATAGAGTCAGATTTGAGGATCCAAATGACGAACTACCCTATTTCTTTGAGTTTGGATACAAACCTATAGATAAGTTAACCCTTAAAATTGGGTTGGATGGGATGGAAGGTTTAAACGGCACAGGGAAAATAGATGATGAGGATTACACCAAAGGTGCCGTTGGCCTGATTTATAACCTAAGACAGGGCACAGGGCCGGCAGATTCTCTTGACCTTGAGTTGGGTTATGGCAGGACGTTCGCTGGTAAAAATACTGGCGCTGCTTCCGAGATTACATTTAAAGTTAATTGTGGTTTTCCCTTGTCTCTTCGGCCCCATTGA